CGAGACCGAGCTCCGTCCGTCCGTGCCGCACGGAGAAGAGCGGCTCGCTGGTGAACACCGACATGAGATCCATGAAATGCCGGCGGCCGAAGGCGCGCTCTCCCTCGACACCCATCGACAGCATCCCGCCGTCCTCGTACAGCATCCCACGCGTCAGCATGAACTCGATGATGTCATCGAGGTGCTGCTGCGCCACCGCCCGGAACGCGGGCATCCGATTCAGCCAATCGCGCCACGTTCGGCGCCCGATACGTCCTTCCTGCAAGGCCAGGGCCAGGAGCTGTTGCGCGAAGATGTGAAACGGCTCCGGCGGCGGTACGACAGGTTCGACATAGCCTTCGAGCCAGAGTCGCAGCAGACCGGACGCTCTCAGGAATCCGTCGTCCGACGTTGCCAGGAAGAGACAGTTCCGGACCGTGCCGGGTCGGCGCCCGGTACGGCCCAGCCGCTGCAGGAAGGACGCAACGGTCGCCGGCGCGTCGATCTGGATCACGCGGTCGAGGTCGCCGACGTCGATTCCCAGCTCCAGCGTACTCGTGGCGACTATGACGCAGTCGCGGCTCTGAGAGAACGCCTCCTCGGAACGCCGGCGCTCGTCCAGGCCGAGGGAGCTGTGGGAGACGAACGTCTCGGTCCCGGACTGCCGCAGGTCGGCGGCCAGGGCTTCGACGCGGGCGCGGCTGTCGCAGAACACGAGCCGCTTTTCGCCCCGGTGCAGCGCGGAGATCACCTTCCCGGCGTTTCGGATACCGCCCGCGTAGTCCAGTTGCACGGTCGCAGGCTTCGCCGCGTCGCCGCGCGGGGCGACAACCTGCCGTGGCCGGGACGAAGCGGGCGCGAGCCATTCGAGCAACGCCGCGGGATTCCCGATGGTCGCAGACAGACCCAGGCGCTGAACGTCGCGGCCGGCCAACAGGCGCACGCGCTCCAGTACCGCGAGCAGATGCCAGCCGCGATCGTCTCCGGCGAACGCATGCAACTCGTCGACGACAACCGCCTGGACATCCCGGAAAAGTACTCGCGGATCCGAGCGGCTCGACACGAGCATCACCTCGATCGACTCGGGTGTGGTCAGCAGCAGATCGGGACGATCGCGCATGATCGCCCGTCGCCGGGCGGTGCCGACGTCGCCGTGCCAAAGCTCCACGCGCCGTCCGACCAGGACACCATAGGTCCGGAGACGCGATTCGATGTTGTTCAGGAGAGCCTTGAGCGGGCACACATAGAGCACGCTCAACCCGCCCCATTGTTCGGTGAGCATCCGCGACAGAAGCGGAAACACCGCTGCCTCGGTCTTGCCGCCGGCGGTGGGCGCCAGCAGCAGCACGTGGTCACCATCCAGCACGGGGCCGATGGCCTGCTCCTGGAGCGGTCGGAGCGACGTCCACCCGAGCGAGTTGACGATGTGATGTTGAAGGGCGGGGTGCAGGCGCTGGAACCCGGATTCGTGACTCACGGTTCCAGCTCGATGTCGTCCGGACTGGTCATCGCGCGGGCGTTGCGCTCGACGTCGGTGAGCTCGCCGTCGGTCAGGGTGAGGGCGTAGTCGCGTCGCGGATCGAAGTCCGGGTGCAGGTCGATCCGATCGAGCACGTCCTGGACCAGTTTCTTGAGGAAGACGCGCGGCGCGATGCCGACCCGGCCCCCCAGGCCGCCGCTAACGGCGCTGGCCAGGCTGTTCAAGTATGAATCGTCCGCACGCTTCAGAACGCGCTCCGGGGCAGCGGCGCCATCGGCGTAGAGATCACGAATCCTCCGACCAACGCCCTGCAGGCGAGCGAGGTCGAAGTTCTGCAATCGCACCTGCGGCGCCCGCGGGTTGTCGAACCGGTGAGCGCCGGAGAAGTCCACGGCGAGCCGCTGGGCGAGCGGCGGCAGGCGCTGCACGCCTTGCGGACCCTCGAAGAACGCAGGCGTCCCGGTGATCACGAAGTAGAGACCCGGGAAGCGCCCGGAGTCGATCTCGTCGAGCACCTGCCGGAGGGCGTTCAGGCTCTTCTCCCGCACGTCGCTGCGCACCCGCTGGAGCGTCTCGACCTCATCGAGCACTACCACCAGCCCCGAGAAACCGGAGTCGCGCAGGATGACGAGCAGGCCCTGGAGGAAGCTGAGCGCACCGAAGTGATCGAGATCCCCCTTGACGCCGGCGTACCGCTTGGCCGCTGCGCCGACGTTGGGCTGCCCGCCGATCCAGGCCAGGAGCGCCTCCGCCGTGGCGCGCTCGCTCCCCGACACCGCCCGTCGCCAGGCGCGGAGCGCTGTGGCGAACGCCGGCGCGTGGCGGGCGACCGCTGCGAGACGCCGTTCCATGAGTTCGGTCGTCTGCACCAGGAGCGCGCCGGCGTCGTCCTCCGCGACGCCGCCCTCGGCCAGAACGTCTTCCTCCAGCGCATAGAACCAGTTGTCGAGTACGGACCGGAGGGCGCCCTGCTGCGTATCGGCCGTAGACAGACGTTCTGTCAGCCGGCGGTACACGGTTTCGAGGCGGTGCAGGGGCGTCTCCGTTTCGGAGATCTGCACTTCGGCCGCAGCGAATCCTTCGTGCTTCGCGCGTTCCTGCAACCACCGCACGAAGAAGGTCTTCCCACTGCCGTACTCACCGCGTACCGCCTTGAACTTCGCGCTCCCCGCGGCGACGGCTGCCAGCTCCTCGCCGACCACGGTCTCGAACCCCTCCAGGCCGACCGCGAACGCATCCAGACTCCGCCGCGGGACGGTTCCGCGCCGCAGCGCGTCGACGATCTCGTTACGCCGCTGGGAGCTGATCACCGGCCGGCCCCGGAAAGCTGCTTCCTGTCACTCGCGAGACCGAATTGCGTGTCGAGCAGATCGCGGTTCAACTGGACGGTCTCGGACGCGTCGTCGACGGACAGAACGTCGTACCCCTCGACGTTCAGGATCCGGCGCAAGGCGGACACGATGCCGCCGAGCCGAAACAGCGGAACACCGAGATGCTCGGCCAGCGCAGGTCCGGTGAGCTTGCCGCCGCGGGCGTCGAGCGCGGCCAGGACACGCTGCACCCGTGCCAGCGCCTGCCGGTCGGCATCCAGCGCCGCGGGACCGGGCTCGGCCGCCGGAACCGTCTCGACCCGCCATTGCCACCAGCCGGGGATCTCCTCAGCGGCTTCGCGCCAGCCCGCGACATGC
The sequence above is drawn from the Acidobacteriota bacterium genome and encodes:
- a CDS encoding DEAD/DEAH box helicase yields the protein MSHESGFQRLHPALQHHIVNSLGWTSLRPLQEQAIGPVLDGDHVLLLAPTAGGKTEAAVFPLLSRMLTEQWGGLSVLYVCPLKALLNNIESRLRTYGVLVGRRVELWHGDVGTARRRAIMRDRPDLLLTTPESIEVMLVSSRSDPRVLFRDVQAVVVDELHAFAGDDRGWHLLAVLERVRLLAGRDVQRLGLSATIGNPAALLEWLAPASSRPRQVVAPRGDAAKPATVQLDYAGGIRNAGKVISALHRGEKRLVFCDSRARVEALAADLRQSGTETFVSHSSLGLDERRRSEEAFSQSRDCVIVATSTLELGIDVGDLDRVIQIDAPATVASFLQRLGRTGRRPGTVRNCLFLATSDDGFLRASGLLRLWLEGYVEPVVPPPEPFHIFAQQLLALALQEGRIGRRTWRDWLNRMPAFRAVAQQHLDDIIEFMLTRGMLYEDGGMLSMGVEGERAFGRRHFMDLMSVFTSEPLFSVRHGRTELGLVHPLSFLVRRDGPVVLLLAGRSWEVTHVEWDRRVAYVKATTGKGRSRWIGPGIPLGFDLCRAIRRVLDEGTHGVRLSRRARTKLDEIRESFSWVDAAGTAIVRDATGASRWWTFAGLRANITLGALIGTLPLPASRDNLSIRLLDGVGIEELRRRLDAIEVETTEEALPITDEAVDSLKFSACLPRELAVRTLRQRGLDREAVRKCLEERIRQVALA
- the brxD gene encoding BREX system ATP-binding protein BrxD, which gives rise to MISSQRRNEIVDALRRGTVPRRSLDAFAVGLEGFETVVGEELAAVAAGSAKFKAVRGEYGSGKTFFVRWLQERAKHEGFAAAEVQISETETPLHRLETVYRRLTERLSTADTQQGALRSVLDNWFYALEEDVLAEGGVAEDDAGALLVQTTELMERRLAAVARHAPAFATALRAWRRAVSGSERATAEALLAWIGGQPNVGAAAKRYAGVKGDLDHFGALSFLQGLLVILRDSGFSGLVVVLDEVETLQRVRSDVREKSLNALRQVLDEIDSGRFPGLYFVITGTPAFFEGPQGVQRLPPLAQRLAVDFSGAHRFDNPRAPQVRLQNFDLARLQGVGRRIRDLYADGAAAPERVLKRADDSYLNSLASAVSGGLGGRVGIAPRVFLKKLVQDVLDRIDLHPDFDPRRDYALTLTDGELTDVERNARAMTSPDDIELEP